A window from Aliamphritea hakodatensis encodes these proteins:
- a CDS encoding calcium-binding protein, which yields MDGDGIELVSLEDTVTSFDFDNDDFREFTAWTSGDDGLLVFDENDDNQINRAEDIAFAMLTEADDTDLQALQTLFDSDGNKEFNSSDEHWGKFKIWQDRNRDGIADEGEFQTLSQAGIQSLGLEVRENSQTQLSDGTVVHGLIDVYLSNGEKRSGADVAFAYDPRGVRTSADAQGNLVYEFEDGDIEKVQVLSATRNDFKFTQQDSEWVAAEGNRSANILDAADVTRDTVLSGDDGDDSLLGGTGNDFLIGGAGADTLRGGAGNDWLYADADDFSVNGNVSGGVGFDRLIYQDYPALSLDADSVGIEAVQSGSGDDVIWGSQSSVHYAFDGGAGDDTLTGAGGNDLLIGGDGSDRLNGFDGNDAMFAEEGNDFLDAGAGDDWLNGGRGRNTFNGGKGSDVLVGGIHEDVYLFNRGDGRDIISESSQEGLTVYDRVRFGAGILVSQISTSRVDDNLLIRVDDPAGNANDEIIIYQAFTDDSNLIEILEFDNGESYVFDASQAGYFVDNASVNDAPVVSLNISEQFANTDRRWRFTVPEDLFTDIDGDTLTFSAAMSDGSLLPEWLTFYSAAQHFCGQPPQNTADVLSIQVTATDGKNSVSTDFNLVVNSPDTRSGSERNHHFITEENQSVTIPAADVFSNDNESIPGNVIFGNVENGRVELNAAGDIVFTPDAGYTGETSFTYSTTDNLSGVKKASVSISVSTSCGNAHYLAEFDGIVGTVGNDEISGTKGDDRIIGQKGDDILDGSIGDDTFYYRKGDGNDVIDEFFGSNHLVLLDINPDEITVTRSNRNDAVITIIPTGETVTLEDQFFWNAIETVTFADGSLWSYDDLERNVWISGTDGADNLRGSSEDDRIIGNKGDDTLDGSIGDDTFYYRKGDGNDVIDEFFGSNHLVLMDINPDEITVTRSNRNDAVITVVPTGETITLDDQFFWDAIETVTFADGTQWNYKDLENNVWISGADGDDNLRGSSGDDRIMGNKGDDTLDGSMGDDTFYYRKGDGNDVIDEFFGNNHLVLTDINSDEITVTRLNRNDAVITVIPTGETITLEDQFVWDAIETVTFADGTQWNYEDLENNAWISGTGGDDNLRGGSGDDRIAGNKGDDTLNGSFGDDVLQGGRGNDTLNGGFGNDRYQFAEGDGQDVINQNDVSGKDVLAFDGDISADEIWFRRHGEDLRITIVGSDDQVTVNNWYRGDSYQLDKIETESGVLINSQVNQLVNAMAVFSAPEGVDGVIPQTAKDTLQPVLAQAWEHR from the coding sequence ATGGATGGTGATGGTATAGAACTGGTTTCGTTGGAAGATACAGTGACTTCATTCGATTTTGATAACGATGATTTCAGAGAATTTACTGCCTGGACATCCGGTGATGACGGATTGCTGGTATTTGATGAAAACGATGATAACCAGATTAACCGGGCTGAAGATATAGCATTCGCGATGTTAACCGAGGCCGATGATACCGACTTGCAAGCCCTGCAAACGCTGTTTGACAGTGATGGTAACAAAGAATTTAACAGTAGTGATGAACACTGGGGTAAGTTCAAAATATGGCAGGATCGAAACCGTGATGGCATTGCTGACGAAGGGGAATTTCAGACGTTATCTCAGGCAGGTATTCAGTCTCTCGGTCTGGAGGTCAGAGAAAATTCCCAGACACAACTGAGCGACGGGACGGTTGTGCATGGCCTTATCGATGTTTACCTGAGTAATGGCGAGAAACGATCAGGTGCGGATGTTGCCTTTGCGTATGATCCCCGGGGAGTAAGGACCTCTGCTGATGCACAGGGGAATCTTGTGTATGAGTTTGAAGATGGTGATATAGAAAAAGTGCAGGTGCTCTCTGCTACCCGGAATGATTTTAAGTTTACGCAGCAAGATAGCGAATGGGTTGCTGCTGAAGGTAACCGGTCAGCCAATATTTTAGATGCTGCAGATGTAACCCGGGATACGGTGCTCTCGGGTGATGACGGAGATGACAGCTTGTTGGGCGGCACCGGTAATGACTTTCTTATTGGTGGGGCCGGTGCTGATACGCTGAGAGGTGGCGCCGGAAATGATTGGCTATACGCAGATGCAGACGATTTCTCTGTTAACGGAAATGTATCTGGTGGAGTGGGTTTTGACCGCCTTATTTATCAGGATTATCCGGCTTTAAGTTTAGATGCGGACAGTGTTGGGATAGAAGCCGTACAGTCGGGCTCCGGCGATGATGTGATTTGGGGAAGCCAGAGTTCTGTTCATTATGCGTTTGATGGCGGTGCCGGCGATGATACGTTAACAGGGGCCGGTGGTAATGACTTACTGATAGGCGGAGACGGCAGTGATCGTCTGAATGGATTTGACGGAAACGATGCCATGTTCGCTGAGGAGGGCAATGATTTCCTTGATGCCGGGGCTGGGGATGACTGGCTCAATGGTGGCCGTGGCAGGAATACTTTTAATGGCGGAAAAGGGAGTGATGTTCTGGTCGGAGGCATCCACGAGGATGTTTACCTGTTCAACCGGGGAGATGGCAGGGATATTATCTCAGAATCTTCACAAGAAGGACTCACCGTTTATGACCGTGTTCGTTTTGGAGCAGGCATTCTTGTTTCACAGATAAGTACCTCCAGAGTGGATGATAATTTACTGATACGTGTTGATGACCCAGCAGGGAATGCCAATGATGAAATCATCATTTATCAGGCATTTACTGATGACAGCAACCTTATTGAAATACTTGAGTTTGATAACGGTGAGAGTTATGTATTTGATGCTTCACAGGCTGGTTATTTTGTAGATAACGCGTCGGTGAACGATGCGCCGGTGGTGTCTTTAAATATCTCTGAGCAGTTTGCAAATACAGACCGGCGCTGGCGTTTCACTGTACCGGAAGACCTTTTCACTGATATAGACGGTGATACGCTGACTTTCAGTGCAGCAATGAGTGACGGAAGCCTATTACCTGAATGGCTGACGTTTTATTCTGCGGCACAACACTTTTGCGGACAGCCGCCGCAAAATACCGCGGACGTATTGAGTATTCAGGTTACTGCGACAGATGGTAAAAATTCAGTATCCACTGATTTTAATCTGGTCGTTAACTCACCTGACACTCGCTCGGGTTCTGAGCGTAATCATCATTTTATTACGGAAGAAAATCAGTCGGTAACTATTCCTGCTGCTGATGTATTCAGTAATGATAATGAGAGTATTCCGGGCAACGTTATATTTGGGAATGTTGAAAACGGAAGAGTGGAATTAAATGCTGCGGGGGATATCGTTTTTACTCCTGATGCCGGGTATACCGGTGAAACCTCGTTTACCTACAGTACTACCGATAATCTTAGCGGGGTGAAAAAGGCCTCTGTCAGTATTTCCGTTTCTACCTCCTGTGGGAATGCTCATTATCTTGCTGAGTTCGACGGGATCGTCGGCACTGTTGGTAATGATGAGATTAGTGGTACCAAAGGGGATGACCGGATTATCGGGCAGAAGGGCGATGATATTCTGGATGGCTCGATAGGTGATGATACTTTCTATTACCGTAAAGGTGATGGCAATGACGTAATAGATGAGTTCTTCGGTAGCAACCATCTCGTACTGTTGGATATAAACCCTGATGAGATCACCGTGACACGGTCAAACCGGAATGATGCCGTGATTACGATCATCCCGACGGGTGAAACTGTCACGCTTGAAGATCAGTTTTTCTGGAATGCTATAGAAACAGTAACCTTTGCAGATGGGAGTTTGTGGAGTTACGACGATTTAGAAAGGAATGTTTGGATCAGCGGTACTGACGGTGCGGATAACCTGCGCGGTAGCTCTGAAGACGACCGGATTATAGGTAATAAAGGCGACGATACGCTGGATGGCTCGATAGGTGATGATACGTTCTATTACCGTAAAGGTGATGGCAACGATGTTATCGATGAGTTTTTCGGTAGCAATCATCTCGTATTGATGGATATAAACCCTGATGAGATAACTGTGACACGGTCAAACCGGAATGATGCAGTGATTACTGTCGTCCCGACGGGTGAAACTATCACGCTTGATGATCAGTTTTTCTGGGACGCCATTGAAACTGTTACTTTTGCCGATGGCACACAATGGAACTATAAAGATCTGGAAAATAATGTTTGGATCAGTGGAGCTGATGGCGATGATAATCTTCGTGGAAGTTCAGGCGATGACCGGATAATGGGCAATAAAGGCGACGATACGCTGGATGGCTCGATGGGTGATGATACTTTCTATTACCGTAAAGGTGACGGGAACGACGTAATAGACGAATTCTTTGGTAACAACCATCTGGTACTAACGGATATAAATTCCGATGAGATAACTGTCACGCGGTTGAACCGTAACGATGCAGTGATCACTGTCATCCCAACGGGTGAAACTATCACGCTTGAAGATCAGTTTGTCTGGGACGCTATAGAAACAGTCACTTTTGCTGATGGCACTCAATGGAATTATGAAGATCTGGAAAATAATGCCTGGATCAGTGGAACCGGTGGCGATGATAACCTGCGTGGCGGTTCAGGCGATGACCGGATAGCAGGTAATAAAGGCGACGATACGCTGAATGGCTCGTTTGGTGATGATGTACTTCAGGGGGGACGAGGTAATGATACTCTCAACGGCGGTTTCGGTAATGACCGTTACCAGTTCGCTGAAGGTGACGGGCAGGATGTGATAAATCAGAATGATGTTTCCGGAAAGGATGTATTGGCTTTCGATGGTGATATTTCTGCAGATGAAATCTGGTTCAGACGTCATGGGGAGGATCTTCGAATTACAATTGTTGGTTCAGATGACCAGGTAACTGTGAACAACTGGTACCGTGGGGATTCTTACCAGCTAGATAAAATCGAGACGGAATCAGGCGTGCTGATTAATAGTCAGGTGAACCAGTTAGTCAACGCTATGGCAGTTTTTAGTGCGCCGGAGGGAGTAGATGGTGTCATTCCTCAAACGGCTAAAGACACTTTACAGCCTGTTTTAGCTCAGGCGTGGGAACACAGATGA
- a CDS encoding DUF790 family protein has product MLTKDLQVYSLKSTRIIPGFIDVEAPGLLQFAEQLLMVFNEGTGKTRETIEAEAELYLQGQQNLKFGKGLYKILMDHAEFTLAEEDAGSRRDAILSAAASQLKHTELQTLEEYREAVQALSQQDLDTALYPDLPAFEQLTRIKRDFSPRQLLQRYNMAQVQALLLSTQSLTLTTHEMSAANLRRIFKCLKFFRLLAEIKQTKDKTTVVIDGPLSLLEGTKKYGLQIASFFPVICLLEQWQISAKVKPKRAIKNLKLDETSQLVSHYRHMSAYVPEEVRLFASHFEKTVEDWTFVAESPFIKRPKGRLIFPDFTLQHSSGVTVYLEIFHRWHRGPLIQRMEELEKMKEPLILAIDRYLLKGLPSGDRQDALEDLDNSRHFLFSDYPAVSRLQKTLERYLANLNA; this is encoded by the coding sequence ATGCTCACAAAAGACCTGCAGGTATACAGCCTTAAATCTACCCGGATCATCCCCGGCTTTATTGATGTTGAAGCCCCGGGGTTACTGCAGTTTGCCGAACAACTGCTGATGGTATTTAACGAAGGCACCGGTAAAACCCGCGAAACCATTGAGGCGGAGGCAGAACTGTATCTGCAGGGACAACAGAATCTCAAATTCGGCAAGGGCCTTTACAAGATCCTCATGGATCACGCCGAATTCACCCTTGCGGAAGAAGATGCCGGCAGCCGCCGGGATGCCATCCTGAGCGCCGCTGCCAGTCAGTTAAAACATACCGAACTCCAAACACTGGAGGAATATCGCGAAGCTGTTCAGGCACTCAGCCAGCAAGACCTGGATACCGCCCTGTACCCGGACCTGCCGGCATTCGAACAGCTGACCCGGATAAAGCGGGACTTTTCGCCCCGCCAGTTACTGCAACGCTACAACATGGCGCAGGTACAGGCCCTGTTACTGTCGACTCAGTCCTTAACGCTGACCACCCACGAGATGTCGGCCGCTAACCTGCGGCGGATCTTCAAATGCCTGAAGTTCTTCCGGTTGCTGGCTGAGATTAAGCAAACCAAAGACAAAACCACCGTAGTTATCGACGGGCCCCTTTCCCTGCTGGAAGGCACTAAAAAGTACGGCCTGCAGATCGCTTCGTTCTTCCCGGTTATCTGCCTGCTGGAACAATGGCAGATCAGCGCCAAGGTAAAACCTAAGCGGGCAATAAAAAATCTTAAGCTGGATGAGACCTCACAGCTGGTCAGCCATTACCGACATATGTCTGCCTATGTGCCGGAAGAAGTCCGGCTGTTCGCCAGCCACTTTGAAAAGACCGTTGAAGACTGGACCTTTGTGGCTGAATCCCCGTTCATTAAACGCCCCAAAGGCCGGCTGATATTCCCGGACTTCACCCTGCAACACAGCTCAGGAGTGACCGTGTATCTGGAAATATTCCACCGCTGGCACCGGGGGCCGCTGATACAGCGTATGGAAGAACTGGAAAAGATGAAGGAACCGCTGATTCTGGCCATCGACCGGTATCTGCTGAAAGGCCTGCCATCCGGTGACCGGCAGGATGCGCTGGAAGATCTGGATAACAGCCGCCACTTTCTGTTCAGTGACTACCCGGCGGTATCTAGGCTGCAAAAGACGCTTGAGCGGTATCTTGCCAACCTTAATGCTTAG
- a CDS encoding DEAD/DEAH box helicase family protein has protein sequence MKLTFDAGSLLLSGNTSLLTEHSADHLVFDSRVDAWRAPAWAYHIVRQQLENLTQNNTCALQDQVFSTPPLQVPEQLSITLRDYQQQAVDSWLANQCQGLVILPTGVGKSIVAIEAIRRCGEAALIVLPTIDLMIQWATQLEQHFQQPVGVYGGGSKDLQPITVITYDSAVLMMEYIGDRFPLIIFDECHHLPGPVNRQAAELSPAPYRLGLTATPERNDNGEHLLYSLIGNEVYRREINDFDDGVLALYDTEVIEVPMTAEELADYQQNRQQYLDFVRSHRISFSSPYGWSNFLRACAQAPDGRQVLQAFRTQKEIAAASAAKFDKLWALLNQHRGERIIIFTALNKLAYDIGERFLLPVITHNTKAAERKRFLDRFRQGEFTVLVTSKVLNEGIDVPEASVGIIVSGSGSVREHVQRLGRILRPSADKRARLYELISAGSSETNISERRRQHLAYGNQTPDSAEQED, from the coding sequence ATGAAGCTGACCTTTGATGCAGGTTCCCTGCTGCTCAGCGGGAATACATCCCTGCTGACAGAACACAGTGCTGATCATCTGGTATTCGACAGCCGGGTCGACGCCTGGCGTGCCCCTGCATGGGCCTATCACATCGTCAGGCAACAGCTGGAAAATCTGACACAGAACAACACCTGCGCACTGCAAGATCAGGTTTTCAGTACACCGCCTTTGCAGGTACCGGAGCAACTCAGCATCACCCTGCGGGATTATCAGCAACAGGCCGTGGACAGCTGGCTGGCAAATCAGTGTCAGGGCTTAGTTATTCTGCCCACCGGGGTCGGTAAATCCATTGTGGCGATCGAAGCCATTCGCCGCTGTGGTGAAGCCGCACTCATCGTCTTGCCCACCATTGATCTGATGATCCAGTGGGCCACCCAGCTGGAACAACACTTTCAGCAGCCCGTCGGCGTCTACGGCGGTGGCAGCAAAGACCTGCAGCCAATTACCGTTATTACCTACGACTCCGCCGTGCTGATGATGGAATATATCGGTGACCGCTTTCCGCTGATCATCTTTGACGAATGCCATCACCTGCCCGGCCCGGTTAACCGTCAGGCCGCTGAACTGAGCCCTGCCCCTTACAGACTCGGTCTGACAGCCACGCCGGAACGTAACGACAATGGCGAACATCTGCTCTACAGCCTAATCGGCAACGAAGTCTACCGCCGGGAAATTAATGACTTTGATGACGGCGTGCTGGCCCTCTACGACACCGAAGTGATCGAAGTCCCCATGACTGCAGAAGAACTGGCGGACTATCAGCAAAACCGTCAGCAATATCTGGACTTTGTACGCAGCCACCGCATCAGTTTCTCATCGCCATACGGTTGGTCAAACTTCCTCCGCGCCTGTGCACAGGCCCCGGACGGACGGCAGGTGTTACAGGCCTTCCGCACCCAAAAAGAAATTGCTGCAGCCAGCGCCGCCAAGTTTGATAAGTTATGGGCACTGCTGAATCAGCACCGCGGTGAACGGATCATCATTTTTACCGCCCTGAATAAACTGGCTTACGACATAGGCGAACGGTTTCTGTTACCGGTGATTACCCACAACACCAAAGCCGCTGAACGTAAACGTTTCCTTGACCGTTTCCGGCAGGGAGAATTTACCGTGCTGGTTACCAGCAAGGTGCTCAATGAAGGCATTGATGTACCGGAAGCCAGTGTCGGTATTATCGTCTCCGGCTCCGGCTCGGTACGGGAACACGTGCAGCGGCTGGGGCGTATCCTGCGGCCATCCGCCGACAAACGTGCCCGCCTCTATGAACTGATCTCCGCCGGCTCATCAGAAACCAATATCTCCGAACGCCGTCGCCAGCATCTGGCCTACGGGAACCAGACACCGGACAGCGCGGAGCAGGAAGACTGA
- a CDS encoding GNAT family N-acetyltransferase: protein MTITTRMLQPEDRQQWEQLYRGYAEFYGMPMAQETLDQIWQWIFAEDQPFFCLVAINEEQTLTGLMHYRAIQSPLRGGWVGFLDDLFVSPQARGNGSVDALFKALEHSAADHGWPFVRWITAEDNYRGQAAYDKIADRTRWVTYQMPAG, encoded by the coding sequence ATGACCATCACAACCCGGATGTTACAGCCTGAAGACAGGCAGCAATGGGAACAGCTGTACCGGGGCTATGCCGAGTTTTACGGCATGCCTATGGCACAGGAAACACTGGATCAGATATGGCAGTGGATCTTTGCGGAAGACCAGCCGTTCTTCTGCCTGGTAGCGATTAATGAAGAACAGACACTTACTGGCCTGATGCACTACCGCGCCATACAATCCCCGCTGCGTGGCGGCTGGGTAGGTTTTCTGGATGACCTGTTCGTCAGCCCCCAAGCCCGGGGCAACGGCAGCGTTGATGCGCTGTTTAAGGCATTGGAACATTCTGCTGCCGATCATGGCTGGCCCTTCGTACGCTGGATCACCGCTGAAGATAACTACCGGGGACAGGCCGCTTATGACAAGATCGCCGACCGGACCCGCTGGGTAACCTATCAGATGCCGGCTGGATAA
- a CDS encoding GNAT family N-acetyltransferase produces MTYQDHNQMPVGEPVDNWQPRPFPPHTVMQGHYCRLEPLDIDRHTEDLFNAFAADPSGKGWTYLFSEPFTDRVTFNQWLETTCTGQDPLFFTVIDESTNKAVGMASYLRITPEMGVIEVGHIHFSTLMQRTPVSTEAMFLMMQRVFDELGYRRYEWKCDSRNEPSKKAAARLGFTFEGIFRQAILYKGRNRDTAWLSVIDKEWPALKKAFQLWLAPENFDAKGQQHQSLQEMQALQK; encoded by the coding sequence ATGACGTATCAGGATCACAATCAGATGCCCGTTGGCGAACCTGTAGACAACTGGCAACCGCGCCCCTTCCCCCCTCACACCGTGATGCAGGGGCACTATTGCCGTCTTGAACCGCTGGACATTGACCGTCACACAGAAGATCTGTTTAACGCCTTCGCGGCCGATCCAAGCGGCAAAGGCTGGACCTACCTGTTCAGTGAACCGTTTACCGACCGGGTCACTTTTAACCAGTGGCTTGAAACAACCTGCACCGGACAGGACCCACTGTTTTTCACCGTGATCGATGAAAGCACAAACAAGGCCGTTGGCATGGCCAGCTACCTGCGCATAACCCCGGAGATGGGCGTAATCGAAGTGGGCCATATTCATTTTTCTACGCTGATGCAGCGTACGCCTGTGTCTACTGAAGCTATGTTTCTGATGATGCAGCGGGTATTCGATGAACTGGGTTACCGCCGTTATGAATGGAAGTGCGACTCCCGCAACGAACCGTCTAAAAAGGCTGCGGCACGGCTGGGCTTTACCTTTGAAGGGATTTTCCGTCAGGCCATCCTCTACAAGGGCCGCAACCGCGACACCGCCTGGCTGTCGGTGATTGATAAAGAATGGCCGGCCCTTAAAAAGGCATTTCAGCTGTGGCTGGCACCGGAAAACTTTGACGCCAAAGGCCAGCAACATCAGTCCCTGCAGGAGATGCAGGCTTTACAGAAATAA
- the pdxR gene encoding MocR-like pyridoxine biosynthesis transcription factor PdxR yields MHFRDEFPSELFLPFLSADSGPQYRALFRGFQQAILSGQLGPGSKLPASRPLGKNLGVSRNTVKAAYELLQAEGYIETRHGAGSFVSAAVPDQISKKGGDETLQDAAQPVLSEVSARISAAFAERPLLGNGLLLPATPCVKSFPWLKWQRHATAAGRKIKFEESVSRAGYIGLRRQIADYLNVVRGVKASAEQVQICSGSQQAIYLAALLLLDQGDDILVEEPGYYGVDGALAAVGANKVAVPADEEGFHLEAALQRSGNARLALMTPSRNYPMGYTLSLARRLALLNWAREQDAWIIEDDYDSEFRFDGPPLTSLQGLSGGERVIYMGTFSRILHPSIRLGYLVLPEALTEPFSQVRAYVDGGLSSLPQIALADFMASGDFASHVRRMRKLYQQRRDILNTLAEQRFGDQLQRIESDGGMHSTFLFRDSVKVTDRDLAAAAQARGLGIRALSDFYSHSVGPQGIVIGFAGYDEAQMRRGMDILDAVLHSASA; encoded by the coding sequence ATGCACTTTCGTGATGAATTTCCTTCAGAGTTGTTTCTGCCGTTTTTGTCTGCAGACAGTGGGCCCCAGTACCGGGCGCTGTTCCGCGGTTTTCAGCAAGCGATTCTTTCCGGACAACTGGGACCGGGCAGTAAACTGCCCGCCAGCCGGCCGCTGGGTAAAAATCTCGGGGTGTCCCGGAATACAGTGAAAGCAGCTTATGAGTTGCTGCAGGCCGAAGGCTATATCGAAACCCGGCACGGGGCGGGCAGCTTTGTGTCGGCGGCGGTGCCGGATCAGATTTCCAAAAAAGGTGGTGATGAGACCCTGCAGGACGCCGCACAACCGGTGCTTTCTGAAGTGTCGGCGCGGATTTCTGCCGCCTTTGCCGAACGGCCGTTACTGGGCAATGGTCTGCTGTTACCGGCCACACCCTGTGTGAAAAGCTTTCCCTGGCTGAAATGGCAGCGGCATGCCACCGCAGCAGGCCGTAAAATTAAGTTTGAAGAATCTGTTTCCCGGGCCGGGTATATCGGTTTACGGCGGCAGATTGCGGATTATCTGAACGTTGTCCGGGGGGTAAAAGCCAGTGCTGAACAGGTACAGATCTGTTCCGGTTCCCAGCAGGCGATTTATCTGGCGGCGCTGCTGTTGCTGGATCAGGGGGACGATATTCTGGTGGAGGAGCCGGGCTATTATGGCGTGGATGGCGCACTGGCCGCGGTGGGGGCCAACAAAGTGGCTGTGCCGGCGGATGAAGAGGGTTTTCATCTGGAGGCTGCTTTGCAGCGTTCCGGCAATGCCCGGCTGGCGCTGATGACGCCGTCGCGAAATTATCCGATGGGTTACACCCTGAGCCTCGCCCGGCGGCTGGCGTTGCTGAACTGGGCCCGGGAACAGGATGCCTGGATCATCGAAGATGATTACGACAGTGAGTTCCGCTTTGACGGCCCGCCTTTAACGTCGCTGCAGGGGTTATCTGGCGGTGAGCGGGTGATTTATATGGGCACCTTCAGCCGGATTCTGCATCCGTCGATCCGGCTGGGGTATCTGGTATTGCCAGAAGCCCTGACCGAACCTTTCAGTCAGGTGCGGGCCTATGTGGATGGCGGGCTGTCGTCCCTGCCTCAGATAGCTCTGGCGGATTTTATGGCCAGCGGTGATTTTGCCAGCCATGTCCGGCGTATGCGTAAGCTCTATCAGCAACGGCGGGACATTCTCAACACGCTCGCTGAGCAGCGTTTCGGTGATCAGCTGCAGCGGATTGAAAGCGATGGCGGCATGCATTCTACCTTCCTGTTCAGGGACAGTGTGAAGGTTACAGACCGGGATCTGGCGGCCGCGGCACAGGCCCGGGGGCTGGGGATACGGGCATTATCAGATTTTTATTCCCACAGCGTAGGGCCGCAGGGCATTGTGATCGGTTTTGCCGGTTATGATGAAGCCCAGATGCGCCGGGGGATGGATATTCTTGACGCTGTGTTGCATTCTGCCAGCGCTTAA
- a CDS encoding AAA family ATPase codes for MDAVTLSDNFQRLHAWLSAQIIGQPALVERLLVALLADGHLLVEGAPGLAKTRAINSLSKGLEADFQRIQFTPDLLPADITGSDIFHQEDASFSFQQGPIFHNLVLADEINRAPAKVQSALLEAMAERQISVGQNTFPLPDVFMVMATQNPLEQEGTYPLPEAQLDRFLMKVLVAYPDAVAERAILRLNRQEAGGASDNGMAEPPQLTQTDILAARKAILNIHMAEPVEEYIVQLSIATRQPYLYDARLAGWLEVGVSPRASIALDRCSRAHAWLAGRDFVTPEDVQQVLHDVYRHRLILSFEAEANGIDADQVIDALLSVVPVG; via the coding sequence TTGGACGCCGTTACTCTCAGTGATAATTTTCAACGTCTGCACGCCTGGTTATCGGCGCAGATCATTGGCCAGCCAGCACTGGTGGAACGCTTGCTTGTGGCACTGCTGGCGGACGGGCATTTGCTGGTGGAAGGGGCGCCGGGATTAGCCAAGACCCGGGCAATCAACAGCCTTTCCAAAGGGCTGGAGGCAGATTTTCAGCGTATTCAGTTTACCCCTGACCTGCTTCCGGCAGACATCACCGGCAGCGATATTTTCCATCAGGAAGATGCCAGTTTCAGTTTTCAGCAGGGGCCGATTTTCCACAACCTTGTACTGGCGGATGAAATTAACCGGGCACCGGCGAAGGTGCAGTCAGCCTTGCTGGAAGCCATGGCGGAACGCCAGATCAGCGTAGGGCAGAACACCTTTCCGTTGCCGGATGTGTTTATGGTGATGGCCACTCAGAACCCGCTGGAACAGGAAGGTACTTATCCGTTGCCGGAAGCCCAGCTGGACCGTTTTCTGATGAAGGTTCTGGTGGCCTATCCGGATGCGGTGGCTGAGCGGGCCATATTGCGGTTAAACCGGCAGGAAGCCGGCGGTGCGTCTGATAACGGCATGGCCGAACCGCCACAGCTGACCCAGACGGATATTCTGGCTGCCAGAAAAGCTATTCTGAATATTCATATGGCGGAGCCGGTGGAAGAGTATATCGTCCAGTTGAGTATCGCGACCCGTCAGCCGTATCTATACGATGCCAGGCTGGCCGGCTGGCTGGAAGTGGGCGTCAGCCCCCGTGCCAGTATCGCGCTGGACCGCTGTTCCCGTGCCCATGCATGGCTGGCCGGGCGGGATTTTGTTACCCCTGAAGATGTGCAGCAGGTATTACATGATGTCTATCGTCATCGCCTGATACTGAGCTTTGAGGCGGAAGCCAACGGTATCGACGCAGATCAGGTAATTGATGCGCTGCTGTCTGTGGTGCCGGTGGGCTGA